CGCTGCAGAATCGGCAGAAAGTCGATGAAATTTTCGTAATCATCGCCGAAGCCCAAAACTGAATGGAAACTTAAGCACCATTGCCTCAAAAGGGGTAGAGCCTTCGCTAGGGCTGCGAGTGGTCGTGTTTAGTCAATTCTTACGTTGTCGTAACCTCCGTAGCCCGGTTTTGACCCAATCACCCAGTTTTGGGGTTAATAACTCCGTCGGGTGATAGAAGCAGTCTCTGTGGGCATCTGAATCGCGTTTTGAACTCCCCAATGGTGCGGTTTCCCGGCTGGCTTCCTGATAGCTGGTTCTAATCTGCGTACCGGCGAGCGGTCGACCGCTCAATTCCGCGCATTTCGCTCCCTGGGTTTTGCAGCGAAATACAACAGCCTAGTTGTGGGGCCATAATTCCCATTGAAAAAATCTTGACAAACCCGTGGCCTTCCCTGCCTTCTAAGGGTAGAATCAGTGACATAGGACATGAGAGAAGGGCTACGGCTGTGCTGCTGGTGAACCGGCGAGTGAGTTGTCGCTACGGGAAAATCAGACGGCACTAGCCACTCTGGTCGATGATCGATCGTGTCTTACCATTTCACCGTTTTGCTCTCGACCGGAACATCGAGCGCAACAGCAGGTGAATGTTTTTAGCGACCTTGGCTCCTATCCAAGTTCGTTAATCTGTTGCCCCCAACACCTCTCCCCTCTTAGCTACGCGCTGCAAAGTGCGTGCACTTATACGTCCCTTTTTCAGGGGTGGGTGCGGGGTGTGATTGGCATGTCGCGGTGTTCGTTTTCATTCATTTTCTTGATTCGAGGATGGTGTCTCTATGTTGAATCGTTCGCAATGGATCAGCCGCAAAGGTTTCACACTCGTCGAACTGCTCGTGGTGATCGCGATCATCGGCGTGCTCGTGGCTTTGCTCCTCCCAGCTGTGCAGGCCGCTCGCGAAGCAGCCCGCCGCAGCCAGTGCTCGAATAACCTGAAGCAAATCGGCATCGCGCTGCACAACTTCCACGACACCTTCGGCAAGTTTCCCGTCGGTGCCATCGACGACGACAATCGCAGCTTCGCTTGGCGCACCTACATCCTTCCCTACGTCGAACAGACCGCCATGTACGACCAACTGGTCGCCCAAGGTCTCTACATTCCACCAAACATGGGTGGATCGGACACGCCGAATGTCGACGGTTTCAACACCATCAACAACTTCGTCGAAACCAATATCGGCGACTCGACCAACACGGTGGTCGGCACGCTGATGAAGACCAAGATGGCCTTCTACACCTGCCCTTCGGACGTCCTGCCACAGTTCGACAACAACGGCTACGGCAAAGCTAACTACTGCGCCAGCGTTGGTCCGAACGTCGACCCAACCAACTGGGCCGGCTGCGCTGTGCTCAAGGGTGATCGTCTCGGTGGCATCATGGTTCCATCGAACGACAACGTGAAGAACTACCCCAGCACGTTTGCTTCGATCATCGATGGCTCGAGCAACACCATCATGGTGGGCGAAGTGACCGAGTCGGAAGCTGTTCGCACCAACAACACCGGTGACGGACGCTACCCCATCTGGCCAGGTGGAAACAACAACGGCGGTTGCAACGGTGTGAACGGCTCGGGTGCCGTGTTCCGTGCCACCGACGCAGCCTACTTCATCAACCGCAAGGTTGGCGATGAATCGAACATGAGCTTCGGCAGCAAGCACCCCAACGGTGCCATGTTTGGCCTCGGCGATGCTTCGGTTCGCTTCGTTTCGCAAACGATCGACAGCACGGTGTACTACGCTGCTGGTACCAAGGCTGGTGGCGAGTCGCTGCAACTCCCTTAGTCCTCTGATCGTCGGTACTGCTTAAAAAACCAACCAGTCCCCAGCGTCGATTCGTTCGGCACTGGGGATTTGGTCTTGGATACCCTCCACTCTCCCCACAGTTGATCTGGTTTACTACGAATTGAGCTTTGTCATGCGGAACTATTTGAATCGGTCGCGCGTCGGTTTGTTGATGGTGGCACTGGTGGCTCTGGCAGCCGTGGGCTGCGGCAGCGGCACCAGCGGAGTCTCGGGCAAAGTGACCATGAATGGTCAGCCTGTCACCGGTGGATCGCTCACCTTTTCCCCCATTTCCTCGGGTGGCACCGATGCGGGGAAGCCAGCCGCTGGGAATGTGCAAGCCGATGGCTCGTACGTGCTTGGCACCGACTCGGAAAAAGATGGCGCTGCTGCGGGTCGCTACAAAGTTCTCTACTCGGCCCCTGCGGCCAAGTATCCCGATGGTGTCGAGCCCCAGCCAGGCATGCAGCCCACCTACTCTCCCTTCCAAAACATGGTTCCCAAGACCGCTGAAGTGGAAGTGAAGTCGGGCTCGAACACGATTGATATCGAACTCGTTCCACCGCAGTAGTGGTTTGCAGCGTGCATGCTTTGGCTCGCACGCGCGAATGCTCTGAAACATGAAAGACCTGCGGGGCAACTCGCGGGTCTTTTTTATTGCGCGGCTGTAGTAGCAATCCCCCTCCGCTCGGACAAGAAACGGAACAGCTCCGGGCAATCTTGTCGCAAGATCGCCGGAGCTTCGAGTTCGTGCTACGCGGCAGCTGTGTGGGATGCAGAGCTGCTAGAGGCAGTGCTGCGTTTAGCGGCTTCCGGGGGTGCAGCCCGGAGCAGCGCACTTGAGCCATGGCGAGCAAGGGAGCTTGGGCATGCAGACCACTGGTTTGCAGCAGTAGTCGTTGCAGACAAACTGCGAATTGCCACATGGAATCGCCGGCACGCATTTGCGGCAATAGTCGTCGCAAACGTAGTTTGTCGTCGGGCACGGAATGACCGGCGGGCACTTGGGACAGTAGTCGTCGCAGCAAGTGCGTGGAGTAGGGCACGGGAGACAAATCGCAGGACCGCGACGTATCTCGGCACTGGCAAAGCTGGCCACCACGAGCAGACCGAGGATCGGTACTGCCTGAAGGAGTCGCTGGATCGGCTGATGAAACATACTTGCGCCACATCTATCGCGAGGGGATGGGAATCGACAGCCGCGCGGGATTGGTTTTCGCTCGACCGCCGCACCAACAACACTGAACAAGCTCTTCGCTATCGTCTCCCCACGTTCAAGCGAAAGTGGGGCTGGAAGCGTTTTCCCTGTGCGGCCCAGTCGCTGGTATCGACCGAGCCACTCACTTTTTAAGCGTCCGACTACCAATCGACCGACTACTCCAGTTCGTCGACCGGTGGAACGGGTGGAACGGCGGGGCGTGGTTCCATCTCTTCCATCTCTTCCATTTCCATCATCGGTGGTGGCAAACGCTCGATCATGTTAGGCATGGCGTAAGGCATCGGTTGACGGAAGCGAATTTCCCAGCCGCCACCCATCGCCTTGTAAATTTGCACCATGCTCTTCGCCACGTTCCCTTGCGAAGTGGCATACTCATCTTGCTGCTGCACGAGGAGCGTTTCGAGATCGAACACCTGGGTGTAGTCGACCTGTCCTTTATCTTCCTTCTGGTTCACCACGCGGACCGCTTCCTGAGCATAGCCCACGCTCTCTTCCAGTTTGTCGCGCTGCATTTGGTAGCGGAGGAACGAGACAATGGCGTTTTCAGCCTCTTCGTTCGCCACGAGCACCGTCTGCTGATAGGCGGCGATACGCTGTTCGAGAATCGCGTCTTGCACCGACACCAGGTTGCGGAGGCGACCATAGTTCAGCACATTCCAGCGGAAACCAGGTCCGACCGAACCTTGCCAGGCGTTCGGGGCAAACAGGTTGGGGAACTGCGATGCTTCCATCGTCAGCGCACCGTTGATCGAGATCGTGGGATAGAGATCGGTCTGAGCGATACCAATTTGTTCCGACTGGGCAGCGACGAGTCGCTCGGCGCGGCGCACATCGGGACGACGACGGAGCAGCGAAGCAGGGACATCGAGCGTGACCGTATCACCCACCTTCGGCACACCCCTGGAAGGCCCGAGGATGTAGCTCAGATCGTGCGGAGGCATTCCCAGCAGCACCGCCAGGCGGTTCTGCGTTTGACGTTTCGCGAGCTCGAGTAGGTGGACAGCCGCCTCGGTGCGCGTGAGGTTAGCAAGCGACTGTGGCGCGTCGATTTCGCTGTTGATCGCTTCCGCTTT
This window of the Pirellula staleyi DSM 6068 genome carries:
- a CDS encoding DUF1559 domain-containing protein, producing the protein MLNRSQWISRKGFTLVELLVVIAIIGVLVALLLPAVQAAREAARRSQCSNNLKQIGIALHNFHDTFGKFPVGAIDDDNRSFAWRTYILPYVEQTAMYDQLVAQGLYIPPNMGGSDTPNVDGFNTINNFVETNIGDSTNTVVGTLMKTKMAFYTCPSDVLPQFDNNGYGKANYCASVGPNVDPTNWAGCAVLKGDRLGGIMVPSNDNVKNYPSTFASIIDGSSNTIMVGEVTESEAVRTNNTGDGRYPIWPGGNNNGGCNGVNGSGAVFRATDAAYFINRKVGDESNMSFGSKHPNGAMFGLGDASVRFVSQTIDSTVYYAAGTKAGGESLQLP
- a CDS encoding efflux transporter outer membrane subunit; this translates as MLSRSFNSCLVGLLLAVVLTTSSGCTGIGSYFRNGFKVGPNYAKPAAPVSNDWIDSYNPKVQRGEMLSADWWKVFNDKRLDAVIEIAYQQNISIREAGFRIAESQAMRSAVAGNLWPQSQQLTGDYARLQRSQQTATFPQGGALPPGLLVTNYDNWSLGGAIGWELDFWGRYRRSIEAADANLDASIEAYDDALVLLIAETASAYIDYRTFEQRIDYALTNIQQQKRSADIRVARKKAEAINSEIDAPQSLANLTRTEAAVHLLELAKRQTQNRLAVLLGMPPHDLSYILGPSRGVPKVGDTVTLDVPASLLRRRPDVRRAERLVAAQSEQIGIAQTDLYPTISINGALTMEASQFPNLFAPNAWQGSVGPGFRWNVLNYGRLRNLVSVQDAILEQRIAAYQQTVLVANEEAENAIVSFLRYQMQRDKLEESVGYAQEAVRVVNQKEDKGQVDYTQVFDLETLLVQQQDEYATSQGNVAKSMVQIYKAMGGGWEIRFRQPMPYAMPNMIERLPPPMMEMEEMEEMEPRPAVPPVPPVDELE